From a single Paenibacillus sp. FSL R5-0345 genomic region:
- a CDS encoding sensor histidine kinase produces MEEYLFHAGDDMSKKISILVQLIMGFSLIIFTIVAFTIFLSYRSSSQAVLNRSNQYILESVKQLQGKMDAILQDNDKLSSTIMFSPLIQETLGDLAESRTPHTDAMDITRYIDQQTRSINYDIQFKLLGLSDNQVYTNSSSLKVIWDSEKEIRGAYWFPAIAKNNGRMVWFGVDVWQNGTIPVVMGARQINDWNDLNRLGTLFLVLPVEVIHNAVSQFHLGKNEKIQIVDSFNTIVYSTDPNEIGLYMDDRILNQFSNHKARIIPHTINSRNMFVSYAYSTYSEWSVFAYIDSKEAVKDLNGIRRNIILIGLLGMAAALLFTSFFSWTLSKPLRNLATKLSNVERGTTLPFVKTTMNKEMAILYSSYNSMLQNLDHTIADLSSKQISEKQAQIVALKAQFRPHFLYNTLNTIYWSLANKRLREESQMVLALSDLLRYSIDRGSEFVTVEEDLQQLERFIYLQKLRYEYKLQVDLHVNPEVMNRQLMKLTLQPLVENAITHGLEPTLREVWLIRIRAYSEGTLLVLTVEDNGEGMSEARMAEALISDEVKPEKLLHTGIGLSNLNHRIELIYGHGFGLHLSTSELGGLLVKVTVPLQFDQG; encoded by the coding sequence ATGGAAGAATATCTTTTTCATGCGGGTGATGACATGTCCAAGAAAATCTCCATCCTCGTTCAATTAATCATGGGTTTCTCACTAATCATCTTTACGATCGTAGCCTTTACGATATTTTTGTCCTACCGTTCATCATCCCAAGCCGTCCTTAACCGGTCGAACCAATATATTCTAGAGTCCGTCAAACAGCTTCAAGGAAAAATGGACGCTATTCTTCAAGATAATGACAAACTCTCATCTACGATCATGTTCAGTCCCTTGATTCAAGAAACACTGGGAGACTTAGCTGAATCCCGCACACCTCATACTGACGCTATGGATATCACCCGCTACATCGATCAACAGACACGTTCCATCAACTATGACATCCAGTTCAAGCTGCTCGGACTTTCAGATAATCAGGTATATACCAATAGCAGTTCTTTAAAAGTAATCTGGGACAGCGAGAAGGAAATCCGCGGGGCCTATTGGTTTCCAGCTATAGCAAAGAATAACGGCCGCATGGTCTGGTTTGGTGTAGATGTATGGCAGAACGGTACGATCCCTGTAGTCATGGGAGCAAGGCAAATTAATGATTGGAATGATTTAAATCGGTTAGGAACTCTATTTCTCGTCCTCCCTGTGGAGGTCATCCATAATGCTGTCAGCCAATTTCACCTGGGTAAAAATGAGAAAATCCAAATTGTTGATTCATTCAACACCATTGTTTATTCCACGGATCCAAATGAGATTGGGCTGTATATGGATGACAGAATCCTAAATCAATTCAGCAACCATAAAGCACGAATCATCCCGCATACCATAAACTCCCGCAATATGTTCGTATCCTATGCCTATTCAACCTATAGCGAGTGGAGTGTGTTTGCTTATATTGATTCTAAAGAAGCTGTTAAAGATTTAAATGGCATTCGCCGGAATATTATACTAATTGGTTTGTTGGGGATGGCCGCAGCGCTATTGTTTACTTCCTTTTTCTCGTGGACACTATCTAAACCGCTTCGTAATCTCGCAACCAAACTAAGCAATGTTGAGCGTGGAACCACACTGCCTTTTGTAAAGACAACCATGAACAAAGAAATGGCTATCCTTTACTCAAGCTATAACTCCATGCTTCAAAACCTGGACCACACCATTGCTGACCTTTCAAGTAAACAAATTAGTGAAAAACAAGCTCAAATCGTGGCGCTAAAAGCACAATTCCGCCCTCATTTTCTCTACAATACTTTAAATACCATCTATTGGTCACTTGCTAATAAGCGCCTGCGAGAAGAGTCACAAATGGTGCTCGCACTTAGCGACTTGCTCCGTTATAGCATTGATCGAGGATCGGAATTTGTTACGGTTGAGGAGGATTTACAGCAATTAGAACGGTTCATTTATCTGCAAAAATTACGCTACGAGTACAAACTACAGGTTGATCTGCATGTGAACCCTGAGGTCATGAATCGGCAGCTTATGAAGCTAACCCTTCAGCCCCTTGTAGAGAATGCTATCACTCATGGACTTGAACCTACGCTACGGGAGGTATGGCTCATACGTATTCGAGCCTACAGTGAGGGCACGTTACTTGTGCTAACTGTAGAAGATAATGGGGAAGGCATGAGCGAGGCAAGAATGGCAGAGGCCTTAATCAGTGACGAGGTCAAGCCAGAGAAGCTGCTTCACACCGGCATCGGTCTTTCTAATTTAAATCATCGTATAGAACTAATCTATGGACATGGATTTGGCCTTCATTTATCAACAAGCGAACTCGGAGGCTTATTAGTAAAAGTCACTGTTCCATTACAGTTCGATCAAGGGTAG
- a CDS encoding response regulator, with protein sequence MNVLIVDDESFVRRSLSEMLGSANQNFSIIGSVENGLAAVQLLKEHAVDLVISDIRMPGMDGLELSKHIHECYPDTETVLLTGYQDFSYASQAIRYGVREYLVKPNSVENILEVVTSVYDRLELKKQHRQVSQLREKNLREKRLSDLLYGIPLPYFEEQLIPPFHSFVVVTVNHLGDDMPQYWSEQAMYAAVINILEECFSLYANVVGIQEEQEAIIMLFYPHEQSERIDEALTQETMSKLSSILKSPFSAGVSNPHYDLGALTTAYHESLQACQQIKKDSTRSVIYYNDVSMYSASPQLTEQLQVKATRRVISMMIEVMNSRLQENLSLKMIADELYMNPTYLGRLFKDDVGECFSSFLTKLRIQKAKELLNNVTLKVYEVSDLVGFKDPAYFSLIFKKYMGMTPQEFQKHNK encoded by the coding sequence ATGAATGTGTTAATTGTTGATGACGAGAGTTTTGTTCGACGTTCTCTGTCAGAAATGCTGGGAAGTGCGAACCAGAATTTTAGCATCATTGGGTCAGTAGAGAACGGATTAGCAGCTGTGCAATTGTTAAAAGAGCATGCTGTCGATCTCGTAATATCAGATATACGAATGCCCGGCATGGATGGACTCGAGCTCTCCAAGCATATCCATGAATGTTATCCTGACACTGAAACGGTTCTGCTCACAGGTTATCAGGATTTCTCCTATGCCAGCCAAGCCATTCGGTACGGTGTTCGAGAATATCTGGTCAAGCCAAATTCAGTCGAAAATATCCTCGAGGTCGTAACAAGTGTGTACGATCGTCTGGAATTAAAAAAGCAACATAGGCAAGTATCGCAACTACGAGAAAAGAATCTACGTGAGAAGCGCCTTTCGGATCTTCTTTATGGCATTCCATTGCCCTATTTTGAAGAACAGCTCATCCCTCCCTTTCATTCTTTTGTCGTCGTAACTGTAAATCATCTAGGTGATGATATGCCACAGTACTGGTCCGAACAAGCAATGTATGCAGCCGTAATCAATATATTAGAAGAGTGTTTTTCACTTTACGCTAACGTTGTCGGCATACAAGAAGAGCAAGAAGCAATAATCATGTTATTCTATCCGCATGAACAATCTGAAAGAATCGATGAGGCGTTGACGCAGGAGACGATGAGTAAGCTGTCAAGTATCTTGAAATCGCCTTTCAGCGCGGGTGTCTCCAACCCACATTATGACCTTGGAGCTCTCACAACAGCCTATCATGAGAGTCTACAGGCGTGCCAACAGATCAAAAAGGATAGTACACGATCGGTTATCTATTATAATGATGTATCTATGTACTCGGCGTCCCCACAGCTTACGGAACAACTACAGGTTAAGGCTACACGCAGGGTAATCTCTATGATGATTGAGGTAATGAATTCCCGACTCCAAGAGAACCTCTCACTCAAAATGATCGCAGATGAACTATACATGAACCCCACCTATCTTGGTCGTCTGTTCAAAGACGATGTAGGAGAATGCTTCTCCAGTTTCCTAACCAAGCTCCGTATTCAAAAAGCAAAAGAGCTGCTAAATAATGTTACGCTTAAGGTTTACGAGGTTAGTGATTTAGTTGGCTTTAAGGATCCTGCATACTTCAGCCTCATATTCAAGAAATACATGGGTATGACTCCTCAGGAATTTCAGAAGCATAACAAATAA
- a CDS encoding ABC transporter substrate-binding protein: protein MNAKLMTVLLTLGLLLHTSGCQISPSKEDIDLQDPIQLNIWLTAGSGLEPLIAEYQSQHPELEIRIQTSTSTQLPAKLQTSFAAGYSSPDVAAIDISYLDRFKQFPDYFYNLTTFGASDLKDQFLSWKWQEVLGTDFIFGLPTDIGPYAMLYRTDIFALSGLPTRPEEVANRIQTWDQFLRAGTIVHEATGKAFVNDLENLYLTLLRQSKLQYYSPTTQELIVGNNPAVKGAWDFAIQALKLNLSAGIAVDTQRWGAGLLNGDFAVMLCPAWMIDHIKSSAPTASGLWNVTTIPGNSANRGGSILTLPRTGSHPEESFALIKWLTEPAQQLISFKTQGAFPSTPKIYDDPEIHNLYDPYFPNSEIGRVLSTAAQEVIPTYYGPHHADVEINMLEYLTKAEQGKLDPEQAWSLAIQVAQKIDTSFR from the coding sequence GTGAACGCTAAGTTGATGACTGTCCTGTTAACCCTTGGATTGCTTCTTCATACAAGTGGTTGCCAAATCTCTCCCTCCAAGGAAGACATTGATCTACAAGACCCGATCCAGCTGAACATCTGGCTTACCGCTGGATCGGGTCTTGAGCCGCTTATAGCCGAGTATCAATCCCAGCATCCCGAGCTAGAAATTCGTATTCAGACCTCTACCTCCACGCAGCTTCCCGCCAAGCTGCAGACTTCATTCGCAGCAGGATATAGTTCCCCTGATGTAGCGGCTATTGATATTAGCTATTTGGATCGTTTTAAGCAGTTCCCCGATTATTTTTATAATCTAACAACATTTGGAGCGAGTGATCTGAAGGATCAATTCCTGAGTTGGAAGTGGCAGGAGGTGCTCGGGACTGACTTTATCTTCGGATTACCGACTGATATTGGTCCTTACGCTATGTTGTATCGGACTGATATTTTCGCGTTATCTGGACTCCCTACCAGACCGGAAGAAGTAGCAAATAGAATCCAAACTTGGGACCAATTCCTCAGGGCCGGCACTATAGTCCATGAGGCAACTGGCAAAGCCTTTGTCAATGACTTAGAAAATCTGTATCTAACCCTTTTGCGCCAGTCCAAGCTTCAATATTACAGCCCCACTACACAAGAACTGATCGTAGGAAATAATCCTGCAGTTAAAGGGGCCTGGGACTTCGCAATTCAAGCGCTTAAGCTGAATCTATCCGCCGGTATTGCCGTAGATACACAGCGCTGGGGTGCAGGTCTGCTAAATGGTGACTTTGCAGTTATGCTCTGTCCAGCTTGGATGATTGATCATATCAAGAGCAGTGCTCCAACAGCCAGCGGATTATGGAACGTAACGACCATCCCAGGAAACAGCGCTAATCGGGGAGGTTCCATCCTTACTTTGCCTAGAACAGGTAGTCATCCAGAGGAGTCATTCGCGCTTATCAAATGGTTAACCGAGCCGGCACAGCAACTAATTTCATTTAAGACACAAGGTGCATTTCCCTCCACACCCAAAATTTATGACGATCCAGAGATCCACAACCTGTATGATCCTTATTTTCCTAACTCAGAGATTGGACGTGTCCTCTCTACAGCAGCACAAGAAGTAATTCCTACCTACTACGGTCCTCACCATGCTGATGTAGAAATAAATATGCTCGAATACTTGACCAAAGCTGAGCAAGGTAAACTAGATCCCGAGCAGGCTTGGTCACTTGCCATTCAGGTGGCACAAAAAATAGATACTTCCTTCCGCTAA
- a CDS encoding ABC transporter substrate-binding protein, translating into MKAIRTSALLTLMLIVVLSLSLAGCGGNNGNNEGASPAPSENATATNAAATDEPAADPTAEPEKKLDPYTVKLIYVGAVQKDEQVVEDAINKLLEPKINAKLDIAPIDWGPWDNDVNLKIASQEKFDIIFTAQWKNYVTNSAKGAYLPLNDDNGKYGNLLNEYGQGILKNLDPQFLKGSAINGVNYAVPTNKELAAQGGIVYRSDIADELGIDMSNVKTIQDLDAVLKVVKEKRPDLTPLYFKQGETFNSQYMAQYDTLGDASIPGVLLKDSSDTKIQSMIELDRYKEIIKLTREYMKKGYINKDAAVATNSTQDAMKAGNVFMTVQSLKPGKDSELANATGLVGKLKQIAFNEPTISTSDAAGSMLAISASSGDPARAMMVLDLLHTDKEINNLLVFGVKGVHYDVVSGDTIKATDKTGDYNTAAAWMLGSQFLNPVWESEAPDKWEQFKAFNSKGKASVALGFNFDASSMKTEMAACKAVMDEYDISLDTGSVDPDTVLTKYADKLKKAGLDKIIAEKQKQLDAFLAAQK; encoded by the coding sequence ATGAAGGCTATTCGAACAAGCGCACTATTAACACTGATGCTTATCGTGGTACTCAGTCTTAGCTTAGCTGGATGCGGAGGGAATAACGGAAATAATGAAGGGGCTTCACCAGCGCCAAGTGAAAATGCAACCGCTACCAACGCTGCGGCAACAGATGAACCTGCTGCAGATCCTACAGCTGAACCTGAGAAGAAATTAGATCCTTATACTGTCAAGTTAATCTATGTCGGTGCCGTTCAAAAGGATGAACAGGTTGTTGAGGATGCTATTAATAAGCTTCTAGAACCTAAAATTAACGCTAAATTGGATATCGCACCGATCGACTGGGGTCCATGGGACAATGATGTTAACCTGAAGATTGCCAGTCAGGAGAAATTCGATATTATTTTTACAGCGCAATGGAAAAACTATGTAACCAACTCCGCTAAAGGTGCTTACCTCCCGCTTAATGATGATAACGGCAAGTACGGTAATCTATTGAACGAATATGGCCAAGGGATTCTTAAAAACCTCGACCCGCAATTCTTAAAAGGTTCTGCGATCAATGGTGTGAATTATGCCGTTCCTACGAATAAGGAGTTAGCCGCACAAGGCGGGATCGTGTATCGCTCGGATATTGCTGATGAATTAGGCATTGATATGTCGAATGTAAAGACTATTCAAGATCTGGATGCCGTTCTCAAAGTTGTAAAGGAGAAGAGACCAGACCTTACTCCACTGTATTTTAAACAAGGAGAGACCTTTAACTCTCAGTACATGGCACAGTACGATACGCTTGGTGATGCTTCAATTCCGGGCGTTCTGCTTAAGGATTCATCGGACACTAAAATTCAATCTATGATTGAGCTGGACCGCTATAAGGAAATCATCAAACTTACCCGTGAATACATGAAGAAAGGTTATATTAACAAAGATGCGGCCGTAGCAACGAATTCTACACAAGATGCAATGAAGGCTGGTAATGTCTTTATGACAGTACAATCCCTTAAACCTGGTAAAGATAGCGAATTGGCTAATGCTACAGGTTTGGTTGGTAAACTGAAACAAATTGCCTTTAACGAACCAACGATTTCTACCAGTGACGCCGCAGGGTCTATGTTAGCGATCTCCGCTTCCTCTGGTGATCCAGCTCGTGCCATGATGGTCTTAGATCTTTTGCACACGGATAAGGAAATCAATAATCTCCTCGTATTTGGTGTAAAAGGTGTTCATTATGATGTCGTTAGCGGCGATACGATTAAAGCTACTGACAAAACGGGTGACTATAATACTGCTGCCGCCTGGATGCTTGGAAGCCAATTCCTGAATCCTGTATGGGAAAGTGAAGCTCCAGACAAATGGGAGCAATTCAAGGCTTTTAACTCCAAAGGCAAAGCTTCTGTAGCACTAGGCTTCAACTTCGACGCATCCTCTATGAAGACTGAAATGGCGGCTTGTAAAGCTGTAATGGATGAATACGATATCAGTTTGGACACCGGTTCTGTTGATCCAGATACCGTGCTGACTAAGTATGCCGACAAGCTCAAGAAAGCTGGACTTGATAAGATTATTGCAGAAAAGCAAAAACAATTGGATGCTTTCTTAGCTGCTCAAAAATAA
- a CDS encoding carbohydrate ABC transporter permease has translation MSQAETTIGPSGRTGKRTKRQRQPNEISNISNLLINIFFWIYTAICVVPLILVIIVSFSDEKSVVQNGYSFFPSKWDISSYEFLLKDYWQIIDAAAVSLFVTVVGTILSLVIMAMYAYPISRGDFPHRNFFSFFMFFTLLFNGGLVPWYLVYTQMMHLKDTLWILIMPLLVSAFFVIILRTFFANTIPPALVESAKIDGAPEFRIFVQIILPLSLPVLATVGLFQTLAYWNDWYLSLIFISPEGHVNLQYLMYKTMLNVQFLTASPQAMAALAAQGVEINLPTETVRMAMAVIGIGPIVFVYSFFQKYFIKGLTVGAVKG, from the coding sequence TTGAGCCAGGCAGAAACTACAATCGGGCCGTCAGGTCGTACAGGAAAGAGAACTAAACGGCAAAGACAACCCAATGAAATTTCGAATATTTCCAATTTGTTAATTAATATATTCTTCTGGATCTACACAGCGATTTGTGTGGTCCCGTTGATTCTCGTAATTATCGTATCGTTTTCGGATGAGAAATCCGTTGTACAGAATGGTTATAGCTTTTTTCCTAGCAAGTGGGATATTTCTTCTTATGAATTTCTGTTAAAAGATTATTGGCAAATTATAGATGCAGCTGCCGTTTCCTTATTTGTGACAGTGGTTGGAACGATTCTGAGTCTCGTGATTATGGCAATGTATGCCTACCCTATCTCACGTGGAGATTTTCCACATCGTAATTTCTTTTCGTTCTTTATGTTTTTTACACTGCTGTTTAATGGAGGCCTAGTACCTTGGTATCTGGTTTATACTCAAATGATGCATTTGAAAGATACTCTATGGATTCTGATTATGCCACTGCTGGTTTCAGCATTCTTTGTTATCATTTTGAGGACCTTTTTTGCAAATACAATACCGCCGGCACTTGTTGAATCCGCTAAAATCGACGGGGCACCAGAGTTTCGGATCTTCGTTCAAATCATTCTGCCATTGTCGTTACCGGTGTTAGCTACAGTAGGGTTATTTCAAACTTTGGCGTATTGGAATGACTGGTATCTCAGCTTGATCTTCATTTCGCCAGAAGGGCATGTCAATCTACAGTATCTAATGTATAAGACGATGTTGAATGTTCAATTCTTGACTGCAAGCCCTCAAGCGATGGCAGCCTTAGCTGCACAAGGTGTAGAAATCAATCTGCCGACAGAAACGGTAAGAATGGCGATGGCTGTTATTGGTATCGGTCCAATCGTGTTCGTATACTCGTTTTTTCAAAAATATTTTATCAAGGGGCTTACCGTTGGTGCAGTTAAAGGCTAA
- a CDS encoding ABC transporter permease translates to MIKALDWDDGEMGELKMSVTNPSVSLSEVKKRGRGRAPNFLRVMKKYWVFYLMMLPAIIILIINNYIPMLGTVIAFKDINYQKGILGSDWVGIANFKYLFSTETAWVITRNTLLYNTAFIVLTLFFSLAFAIMFNEMRSRWLSKFHQSAMFLPYFLSWVVVSYLVYGFLSAEHGFMNKTLLPLFGVDPIEWYSQSQYWPGILVIVKLWKEIGYTTVIYMAAIIGIDHEYYEAALIDGASKWKQIRKITLPLISPVIIVMTLLQIGRIFNADFGLFFQVTRNAGALYSTTQVIDTYVYQTFLAIGDIGMSSAAGLVQSVVGFLLIFLANLAVRRISKDDALF, encoded by the coding sequence GTGATAAAGGCCTTAGATTGGGATGATGGGGAAATGGGGGAACTGAAAATGAGTGTGACGAATCCTTCCGTCAGCTTGTCAGAAGTAAAGAAAAGAGGCAGGGGGAGAGCGCCGAATTTTCTAAGAGTGATGAAGAAATATTGGGTGTTCTATTTGATGATGCTCCCAGCCATTATTATTCTGATCATCAATAACTACATACCGATGTTAGGGACGGTAATTGCTTTTAAGGATATCAATTACCAGAAAGGGATTCTAGGCAGCGACTGGGTCGGGATAGCGAACTTTAAGTATCTATTCTCGACGGAGACGGCTTGGGTCATTACAAGAAATACCCTATTGTACAACACTGCGTTTATTGTACTCACACTATTTTTTTCACTGGCTTTTGCGATTATGTTTAACGAAATGCGCAGCAGATGGCTATCGAAATTCCATCAGAGTGCGATGTTTCTCCCGTATTTTCTCTCATGGGTCGTCGTTAGTTATTTAGTATACGGCTTTCTGAGTGCAGAGCATGGATTTATGAACAAGACGCTGCTTCCTTTATTTGGAGTCGATCCAATTGAATGGTACTCACAGTCGCAATATTGGCCAGGGATTCTAGTGATAGTGAAACTGTGGAAAGAGATTGGATATACGACGGTCATTTACATGGCTGCGATCATCGGTATAGATCATGAATATTATGAGGCTGCGCTGATCGATGGTGCTTCTAAATGGAAGCAGATTCGCAAAATCACACTACCACTGATCAGTCCGGTTATTATCGTAATGACGCTGCTGCAGATCGGCAGGATTTTTAACGCAGACTTCGGATTGTTCTTTCAGGTTACTAGAAATGCAGGCGCATTATACTCCACTACGCAAGTTATCGACACCTATGTGTATCAGACCTTCCTAGCGATTGGTGATATAGGGATGTCTTCTGCCGCGGGTCTCGTGCAATCTGTTGTAGGATTTCTACTGATCTTCTTAGCGAATCTAGCCGTACGACGAATAAGTAAAGATGATGCGTTATTTTAG
- a CDS encoding response regulator transcription factor yields MLKVLLVDDEAPILNNLNRVLPWQEMGMEVVGMARSGMDALRIAEEEQPDLVLSDIRMPVMDGLTFVGKLREMGLDSEVLLLTGYQEFDYAREAIRLGVKEYICKPIHYEELGNKVREIGATIRSKQFKNKLYNSIPLFQEIPEADNGKKTPDQLMNLAAQYISEHLHSDIGIEEVANKIGISGSYFCLLFKNRFAMTFVEYVTQQRIEAAKFMLTNSDKSITVIGSGVGYQERRYFTKVFQKQTGMSPKEYRDRCRAEVL; encoded by the coding sequence ATGCTAAAAGTATTATTGGTAGATGACGAAGCCCCAATTCTGAATAATCTAAACAGAGTGTTGCCTTGGCAGGAGATGGGGATGGAGGTCGTTGGTATGGCGCGAAGCGGTATGGACGCCTTGCGCATTGCCGAAGAGGAGCAGCCTGATCTTGTGTTAAGTGACATTCGTATGCCAGTGATGGATGGGTTAACTTTTGTAGGAAAGTTGCGGGAAATGGGATTGGATAGTGAGGTACTTCTTCTTACCGGGTATCAAGAGTTTGACTATGCACGGGAAGCGATTCGGCTTGGGGTGAAAGAATATATTTGTAAGCCGATCCATTATGAAGAACTTGGCAATAAGGTACGTGAGATAGGAGCTACTATTCGTAGTAAACAGTTTAAAAATAAACTGTATAATAGCATTCCTTTATTTCAGGAGATTCCTGAAGCGGACAATGGTAAAAAAACACCGGATCAGCTTATGAACCTCGCCGCTCAGTACATCTCTGAACATCTTCATTCTGATATCGGGATTGAGGAAGTGGCGAATAAGATCGGAATTAGCGGCAGTTACTTCTGTCTCTTGTTTAAAAACCGATTTGCAATGACTTTCGTGGAATACGTAACACAACAGCGAATTGAAGCTGCCAAGTTTATGCTTACCAATAGCGACAAGAGCATTACGGTGATTGGTTCCGGAGTGGGTTATCAGGAACGGCGTTATTTCACGAAGGTGTTTCAGAAGCAGACGGGGATGTCTCCTAAGGAGTATCGCGATCGGTGTCGGGCAGAAGTATTATAA
- a CDS encoding cache domain-containing sensor histidine kinase has protein sequence MNLRYKLFTAFLGLIIIPLFILGMLMFFVTYNSIEKKYSQQSEYSLKAISYSISNVLKDMDNVTDNGIATSVFHMALSAEDPTNQDLTDAEQLNLNASQRNFRSLLFNHPSISYAFLYNFNGRGNSEIVSLFNKENFRTLPYDTFKKSDLYQEVMDLNGVPKWLAPHEYPELTGTEPVFTQIRLVKELSFFQNIGILVVQIKNWEFESIFRNLKIGDSNQDVSFMLVNDDGMILFDPDQKLDGQDIQSFANKEITFEKGFQSFKTQYNGEKSILSMYHLKDYPWSLVSVTSWNSLSHEVTVFARWFVGVIFLCFLAAVIFNLFFMNRITGAIAVIVRFMRRVEDGDLTTRVEVKGNDELTLLAKGFNDLMDKINGLFNRIHVEQRRKNQAEMRVLQAQIKPHFLFNTLESINVLAIQNEGKKVSEMVYRLASILRISIQDREEITLDEEIKHLRNYLDIQKFRFEDLFEYDIDIPQELMSCGILKLTLQPLVENSIQHGFEGIDYKGQVSVKAWEKQGDLILQIEDNGIGITPSQLSIFQYIVNDPVEQEVKVERENRMNLERRGLGIRSVADRIRIEYGDRYGIFICSSPGYGTIIQCVIPKYEQGEDHYAKSIIGR, from the coding sequence ATGAATTTGCGCTATAAATTATTTACGGCATTTTTGGGCCTGATAATCATTCCTTTATTTATTCTAGGCATGCTTATGTTTTTCGTGACTTATAACTCTATTGAGAAGAAGTACAGTCAGCAGTCGGAATACTCACTTAAAGCAATTAGTTACAGTATTTCGAATGTGTTAAAAGATATGGATAACGTTACAGACAACGGAATTGCTACCTCGGTTTTTCATATGGCACTTAGCGCAGAAGATCCTACTAACCAGGATTTGACTGATGCCGAGCAACTCAATTTGAATGCAAGCCAGCGCAATTTCCGTAGTCTGTTATTTAACCATCCATCGATCAGCTATGCTTTTTTGTACAATTTTAACGGTAGAGGTAACTCTGAAATCGTGTCGCTTTTTAATAAGGAAAATTTCCGAACACTACCCTATGATACATTCAAGAAAAGTGATTTGTACCAGGAAGTAATGGATTTGAATGGTGTGCCGAAGTGGCTGGCTCCTCATGAATATCCCGAACTTACGGGAACTGAACCTGTGTTTACACAAATTCGACTCGTTAAGGAATTGAGCTTCTTTCAGAACATAGGTATCCTCGTTGTACAGATCAAAAATTGGGAGTTCGAATCGATATTTCGCAATTTAAAAATTGGGGATAGTAATCAAGATGTCTCGTTTATGCTTGTAAATGATGATGGAATGATTCTATTCGACCCAGATCAAAAGCTGGATGGACAGGATATTCAGTCATTCGCGAATAAAGAGATTACCTTTGAAAAAGGGTTTCAGAGTTTTAAAACGCAGTACAACGGGGAAAAAAGTATTCTCTCCATGTATCATTTGAAAGATTATCCTTGGAGTCTAGTGTCTGTAACTTCATGGAACTCTCTGTCTCATGAAGTTACAGTATTTGCACGATGGTTTGTTGGGGTTATCTTCTTATGCTTTTTAGCAGCGGTAATTTTCAATCTGTTCTTTATGAATCGAATTACTGGCGCAATTGCCGTAATTGTTCGTTTTATGCGACGGGTTGAGGATGGGGATTTGACTACGCGGGTAGAGGTAAAAGGGAATGATGAGTTAACGCTTCTTGCAAAAGGCTTTAATGATCTTATGGATAAAATTAATGGGTTGTTTAATAGAATCCATGTGGAACAGCGCCGCAAGAATCAAGCGGAAATGCGTGTTCTACAGGCCCAGATCAAACCGCATTTTTTATTCAATACATTAGAGTCGATTAATGTCCTGGCTATACAGAATGAAGGCAAGAAAGTTAGTGAGATGGTCTACAGACTGGCAAGTATTTTACGTATCAGCATTCAGGATCGAGAAGAAATTACACTGGATGAAGAAATTAAACACCTGCGCAATTATTTAGATATTCAAAAATTCAGGTTTGAGGATTTATTTGAATATGATATTGATATCCCACAAGAATTGATGAGTTGCGGCATTCTAAAGCTTACTTTGCAACCGCTTGTAGAAAACAGCATTCAGCATGGATTTGAGGGGATTGATTACAAAGGTCAAGTTTCTGTGAAAGCTTGGGAGAAGCAAGGGGACTTGATTTTACAGATTGAAGATAACGGTATTGGTATTACGCCGTCTCAGTTGTCCATTTTCCAATACATTGTGAATGATCCTGTGGAGCAAGAGGTTAAAGTTGAACGAGAAAACCGGATGAATCTTGAACGCAGAGGACTTGGTATTCGCAGTGTAGCGGATCGCATCCGCATTGAATACGGTGACAGGTACGGAATATTTATTTGTTCCAGTCCAGGCTATGGTACTATTATTCAATGTGTCATACCTAAATACGAGCAGGGGGAAGATCATTATGCTAAAAGTATTATTGGTAGATGA